The Falco rusticolus isolate bFalRus1 chromosome 5, bFalRus1.pri, whole genome shotgun sequence genome has a segment encoding these proteins:
- the LOC119148299 gene encoding LOW QUALITY PROTEIN: spidroin-1-like (The sequence of the model RefSeq protein was modified relative to this genomic sequence to represent the inferred CDS: inserted 3 bases in 3 codons; deleted 2 bases in 2 codons; substituted 1 base at 1 genomic stop codon) — translation MPQRRSLPPGPRAVGTHRRPIVLXPEETALRXRSASPPPPPSKWSLPSSIRRPAEGPIRGKREGLAARGAAKSATXFSLEAGLAADWRAPSPVGRGGRQXEPMDERQGRADSRGGAGVGNAGGAGAAPARGEEVGTSSCPCVGGGVQGGSGRGREDGAGGRAAVSGVGSRAAPAGRGAGPGAGRGEAGQAAGCRACAAGGAGRRRAGGRPGLGLPLR, via the exons ATGCCGCAGCGCCGGTCGCTGCCTCCCGGCCCCAGAGCTGTAGGCACCCACCGCCGCCCCATTGTACTCTAGCCAGAGGAAACCGCACTTC TGCGctcagcctcccctccccccccaccttCCAAGTGGTCCCTTCCA AGCTCCATTCGGCGCCCTGCGGAAGGTCCCATCCGTGGGAAACGGGAGGGGctggcggcgcggggcgcggcgAAGAGCGCAA ATTTCTCCCTCGAGGCTGGGCTAGCCGCTGATTGGCGTGCGCCGTCACCAGTAGGACGAGGAGGCCGTC GAGAGCCAATGGACGAGCGGCAAGGGCGGGCCGATTCCCGAGGAGGGGCGGGCGTAGGAAACGCCGGAGGAGCGGGAGCCGCGCCTGCgcggggggaggaggtggggacTTCGTCGTGTCCCTGTGTCGGCGGCGGCGTCCAGGGAGGGTcgggcagagggagg gaggatggAGCGGGCGGTCGAGCGGCCGTAAGCGGGGTGGGGAGCCGTGCCGCGCCAGCAGGCCGCGGGGCAGGCCCGGGGGCTGGGAGAGGcgaggcagggcaggcagccggGTGTCGGGCTTGtgcggcggggggggctggtAGACGGagagcgggcgggcggccggggctggggctcccGCTCCGc